The region AAAGTTGGTCTGTCAGAGGAAAGTTGGTCTGTCAGAGGAAAGTTGGTCTGTCAGAGGAAAGGCAGTCCGTCAGACACACAGTGGCCACCAACATATGGGCCAACCAGGCGTCACTCCGTCCAGGCGTTGGCCAGCGGCTCCACCTCCCGGTGCTTGAGGACCTGAAAGAGGCGCATGGTGTCTGTGGCCAGCGTGTTGATGCCCGACAGGTCGATCCTCTCGTCGGGCACCCGCAGGTAGCGACACTTGCTCATGTCCCGCCACAGCCCCATCAGCCGCTCCTTGTAGTCCTGCTCTGGCAGGTACGTCGGTCGGGCGTTAAACTCCACCCGCCTCCGCCTGAAGAGAGCGCCACTCAAAGcgtccaccccctcaccaccaccgccaccgccgccgcctCCTTGACCCTTGGCCTTGTCCAAAACGGGTCGGGTCATCGGGGTCAGTGGAGGGTTGTCCTTGAGGTACTGGTCAATGTCTCGCAGGAACCTGTCTTTCCGCCGGCTGATGACCGCCGCCCGGTACTGCTCTTCCTCCAGCAGTTCCGCCCTCCGCTCAGCGAATAGGTCCTCTCCCAGGTCGTCCACCAGGTCGTCCTGCACGCTCAGGAAGGAGGAGGTCCTGTCGTGGTGGGACCTGGGCGTGGCCACACtgactccacccccctccctgacgCCGTCCTCGCGTTCACGCGCTTCCTTCTCTGTGGCCACGTGCGAGGAGAAGGGCGCgtgagagtgggagtgggaggtagTGGTCCGGGAGTGGGAGGTGGCGGCGGAGGACCTTCTGGTCCTGTCCCCGTCTTTGTTTCTGTGACCGTTCACCGTGATCACGGGGCTGGGCTTCCTGCCCTGCTGGGGGCCGTCCGCGGGGTGCTTGTGGGCCTGGTGCGGGGAGGGCGTGGACCCTTTGGAGTGCTGAGAGTccatggacgaggaggaggaagtgccGTTCTGCTGGACCTGGGTCTGAGCAGGGGATGGTCTCGTCAGGCCTCGCGACCCCGGCCTCTCCGAGGCGGTACCTGCacagagtttgttgttgttcccgTTCGGCTTGGTTGTCTCTGAGAGTTTAGGGCTGACAGCCGCACCGGCAGAGTGTCCTTCCGCTCCCCT is a window of Babylonia areolata isolate BAREFJ2019XMU chromosome 5, ASM4173473v1, whole genome shotgun sequence DNA encoding:
- the LOC143282019 gene encoding uncharacterized protein LOC143282019, with product MSGSRRREREVVAVAFNQKEQRVLEKSLATLRLEASYSLKLLDLHNRTVKVHFRQMKDRVSRIKSHLEPDEIHELRQLEAEGKLQPMYPAVSLGSAIKIAAAARRLNSSHRTTPARQLRAKSAQPRVNLPDHNGGLAPPPGILKRSNSVTGVFVDVPPPPAGCRPGSASVAVGGSSRPSTALSAHRGAEGHSAGAAVSPKLSETTKPNGNNNKLCAGTASERPGSRGLTRPSPAQTQVQQNGTSSSSSMDSQHSKGSTPSPHQAHKHPADGPQQGRKPSPVITVNGHRNKDGDRTRRSSAATSHSRTTTSHSHSHAPFSSHVATEKEAREREDGVREGGGVSVATPRSHHDRTSSFLSVQDDLVDDLGEDLFAERRAELLEEEQYRAAVISRRKDRFLRDIDQYLKDNPPLTPMTRPVLDKAKGQGGGGGGGGGEGVDALSGALFRRRRVEFNARPTYLPEQDYKERLMGLWRDMSKCRYLRVPDERIDLSGINTLATDTMRLFQVLKHREVEPLANAWTE